The genomic stretch CGAATGGTTCGACGTGGCCAGCTTGTTAGAGTTGACCGGGGGCTCTATTCTCTCCCTGATCGCTCAGTTTCAGAACATACCAGCCTAGCTGAGGTATCCCGAAAGAACCCTCAAGCACTGGTTTGCTTACTATCAGCACTTCAGTTTCATGGACTAACTACCCAGGCACCATTTGAAGTCTGGATAGCCATACCAAATAAAGCTCATGCTCCCACAATAGAATACCCTCCGCTTCGTGTCGTACGATTCTCCGGGGAGTCGCTAATTGAAGGAGTTGAAGATCACCTAGTGGAAGGTGTAACGGTGCACATAACTTGTGTTGCTAAGACGGTGGCTGACTGTTTTAAATTCCGTAATAAAATAGGCTTAGATGTGGCTCTTGAGGCATTAAATGAGTCATGGCAAAGCAGGCGAGTGCAAATTGATGAGCTATGGCGTTATGCCAGTATTTGCCGTGTCACTAATATTATCCGCCCTTACCTTGAGAGCCTGACTTCATGAGTAAACGAAATATGGCTGCATCTGTGCGAGCCCGTCTACTAAATCATTCCAGAGCAACTAAGCAAGATTTCAATCTGGTACTTACCCGTTATGCTCTTGAAAGGCTCCTATACCGGATCAGCGTATCACCGCATTCCAACACTTTTTTATTGAAGGGAGCCTTACTTTTTGATCTTTGGTTTGATATTCCACACCGGCCTACCAGTGTTGTGGCTTAATAAATTTGTACACCTAACTGTATGGTATCATCCCACCATTGATGGCAGTGCAGCGAATAAGGCCGCGATTGCAGAAGTAAATAAAGAGCTGGAGAAGCCTGTTGTTATAAGGCAAGTGAAGTACCTCAATAATAGGGTTGAGCAGGATCATCGGTTTATTAAGCGCATGACTCGACCCATGTTAGGCTTTAAATCATTTAATAGTGCTCGATCTACACTAACTGGTATTGAGCTGATCCATAGGCTTAGGAAAGGACAGTTTGCTGACCCAGCAATAAAACATAAAACACTATTTGAGCAATTTTGTGCATTAGCAGGTTAAGTGTGTCTTGAAAGCAGGCATTTTTGAAACTGAGAAAAGTTTGCGACAGAACCCATTAGATAAACGTCTTGCAAATTTAGCTGAGCGTTTTGATGTAAGATACCAGCCCAATTTACACTAGATACAAAGCTAGGAAACTCAGCCTTTCCTAGCACTTTGTCTGTTATGGCCAGTACAAGGCTTGCCAACACTAACAAAAGCCCACCGACAGAACCAGTGATCAAGGGTTGTACATGACTCTAACCCCTTAGATCTCACACAGCCGAAACATACCGTTGTCCCGTGTCCTAGGACGGATATGGAATTATCATGTCGTGTGATTGTTGTCATACTGGTTAATAGCTACTGCTGAACCATCAGGAAAACGCGCCACTACCTCTAATTCACCACCTAGCGCATGTAGGTAGTTGCGAAGGGTAGAAAGATAAACATCTGACCGTTTCTCTACATTAGCAATATTAGGCTGTGTTGTGCTTAAGGCTTCTGCTAGCTCAGTTTGGGTAATGTCTTTTGACTGGCGAAGCTCTGCAAGAGTCATCTCTGTAAGTAGCTCAGCTGCTTTAGCAGAGGCTTTTGCCTGCACTTCAGGTGAGACCTGTTTTAGTAATTCAGATAATGGTTTTGCCATGTTCAAACCCTCCGGTTAGTGCAGCTCTTCTTTTTCTAAGTGTTTTAAGAACTCACCCTCTGCTATTGGAATCATCCGTTTGTAAAAGCGTTTATCGCCTGTTTTATCTCCACCACAAAGCAATACTGCTTGCCGCTTGGGGTCAAAGGCAAAGAATATGCGATATGGCCTGCCTTGATGTTGTGTTCTTAGCTCCTTCAGGTTTTTGACTTCCTTAGTGCTTTCTAAAGTGTCTGCATAAGGTCGGCCTAGTTCAGGCCCACGAACTTCAAGCAGTTTAATAACAGTCAATACAGATACCTGTTCAGCCTCGTTAAGTCCCAAAAACCATTGGTCAAACTCATCTACGGTAACAACCTTCCACATAGGTACCCATCTTACTATTAGTTTAAGTCTAGTATAACTTCAAAGTTATATAATTTAAAAGTTATATTTTAGCAGAAAGTGCGTAAAACCCCGTCCTTTGAGGGCGGGGAGGATGTTAAATTATAGCTTGACTAGTAATCAACCAAGTAAGTTGTTTGTCATGCCTTTGATGTGTATAATTTTATTAAAGCATACACATTAAAGGTAAATAGCAATGCGGACCAACATCAATATTGATGACAACTTAATGGCTGAAGCTCTTAAGATTACTGGCTTGAAGACCAAA from Spartinivicinus ruber encodes the following:
- a CDS encoding type II toxin-antitoxin system RelE/ParE family toxin, with the protein product MWKVVTVDEFDQWFLGLNEAEQVSVLTVIKLLEVRGPELGRPYADTLESTKEVKNLKELRTQHQGRPYRIFFAFDPKRQAVLLCGGDKTGDKRFYKRMIPIAEGEFLKHLEKEELH
- a CDS encoding XRE family transcriptional regulator; the encoded protein is MAKPLSELLKQVSPEVQAKASAKAAELLTEMTLAELRQSKDITQTELAEALSTTQPNIANVEKRSDVYLSTLRNYLHALGGELEVVARFPDGSAVAINQYDNNHTT
- a CDS encoding type IV toxin-antitoxin system AbiEi family antitoxin domain-containing protein, whose protein sequence is MKQETYYQQVLKLVGSHGLIRSHDLDAINVPRVILTRMVRRGQLVRVDRGLYSLPDRSVSEHTSLAEVSRKNPQALVCLLSALQFHGLTTQAPFEVWIAIPNKAHAPTIEYPPLRVVRFSGESLIEGVEDHLVEGVTVHITCVAKTVADCFKFRNKIGLDVALEALNESWQSRRVQIDELWRYASICRVTNIIRPYLESLTS